The genomic stretch CTTTAGGCTTGCGTTGCGAATGAGGCGTCCATAAACCATCTGCAATCATCCAACTTCGTAAGGTCTCGTTAGATACTGGAAGGCTATGTAACTCAAACAGTTTTTCTCTAGCAAGCGTTGGAGAAAAATCAGAATAGTGATCACGAATCAGTTTTAAAACTGTGTCTCGGTAGTCACTGGGATAGCGGTTATTACTTGGCTTACCTCGAGCTTGGTGAGTCAATCCTACAGCACCGAATTCTCTCAGGCGATTCATAAGCCTTTGAACTTGGCGAACACTCAAACCAAGAATGTCTGCCGCGTCGACTCGTCGGATCCTACGATCGCAAACATCTTGGATTACTTTAAAACGATTGATATCAGAATCATTCATAGTCACTAGCATCTTAAACGCATCCTTAGCTGGTTGTAAGCAAAGCTTAGTGACTACGAGCTAAAGAGACATTTTAACTTTGGTAAATAGTGACATTACAACTTTGCGCCTACATTTTTGGTGCGTATTAGATACATTATGTTAAATTAACTGTTTTACTTCTTCTGTTCATAAAGTCCTTTAGATAAACCAGCCTCCTGCGTATTTCGAAAACTTTAATTTAAGTACGCTCAGTTTTCTAACTTTTTCAGATTTAACAATAATTAGATTTACCATAAAATAGATAATAACCATAAATGTTGTTGTTCTGCGAATGCCAAGCATTCTTGTTCAACAACATTTTTAGGTATTACATAATTATCAGTCAAAAATTCATCTAGTCACGAAATTCCGATTTTTCTGTGTTCAGCACCAACAATAAGTCTAGATAGCTTGTTAATAGAAGTTCATCAACTTGCCAAATAGATAAAGATATGTGTTTGAATATCAGACTATTAATGATAATTTTTCATTTATACTTTTCAACCTTCAAGATAAAAAGCGATCATTAAAATGCAACCGACCTTTTATTCTGACAAACAAGGAAAATCAACCCTATTGCCTCTAAAAATTGGATTTATCCTACAACCTCATTTCTCCTTAATGGCATTTACTGCTGCAGTGGATACTCTCATCACAGCCAATCTTGTGCATGATACAGAGATATTTCAAATTCAAACTTTTGGAATCGACTCACGTAAAGTACTCAGTGATATAAATATTGATATTGCCACAGATGCGACTGTATCGTCGCTAACCCTGCGAAATAGACGTGAATTAGACTGGTTCTTCGTTTGTGGTGGATTCCGTTGTGATACGCAATTTTCTCAACAACTGACAGATTGCCTAACATCAGCTAAAAATCAAAACATTAACTTGGGGAGTATTTGGAATGGAAGTATAGCATTGGCACATGCTGGAGCTATAGATCTTGAAACGACTTCAGCTGTACACCCCAATAGTCATAAGCTGATGAAGGAGCAATTTCCAGAGATAAAGCTTTCCATGCATACATATGAAGTTAATAAGTCTAATGCTAGTTGCGCTGGGCCGAATAGCGCGATGGAGATGATGCTTGAAATAATAAAGATCAAGTTTGATAACAACTTAGTCCGAGCAATCAGAGAGATTTTAAGTTGTGACCAAGCATCAGAGGGAAGGCAAGAAATTATTCATAGTGTACAAAATAATAGTGCGCATATTCATGAAGAGAACCACCCAATACCTTTACGAGAAGCTATTTCATTAATGCAGTCAAATATTGAAGAGCCTCTAACTCCAGAAGATATCGCTCAGTACCTAAATATGTCTAGAAGACAGCTAGAGCGGCTTTTCCAAACATATTTAGATACTTCACCTTCACGATACTATCTTAAATTACGCTTGCTATTTGCACACATGGAATTAGAGAAAAATAGAGATTCTATTATTCAAGTTGGACTCAGCTGTGGATTTGTGAGTAGCAGCCACTTTAGTAGCTGCTTCAAGGGTCATTTTGGGTATACTCCAACACAACTACGACAAAATTTAAACAAATCGTCTTGATTGACCCAGTTAACATTAATCGCCAAGATTAGGCCAACATCATACTTAGATTATGATTATATAAACTGACCTCTTGCGAACTGGAAGGCCCTACACCAACTTTGAATAGATCAAAAACACTGATGGACATCTATCACCTCTCTCCGCTAATGGCTTAAAACAATAGTACGAGACCCGGATAAAAATACCCGTTTTTCAATGTGATACTTGACAGCATTAAACAAAGTAATACGTTCGATGTCCTGACCTTTGGCAATTAAATCCTCAGGGTAATGTGTGTGCCCCACTTCTTGAATACCTTGAGAGATGATTGGCCCTTCGTCCAAGTCATTATTGACATAGTGAGCGGTTGCTCCAACCATCTTGACCCCTTTTTCCCAAGCTTGGTGATACGGGCGAGCGCCTTTAAAACCAGGCAACAATGAGTGGTGAATATTAATCGCACGGCCACTTAAACGTTCGCAGAGCCAGGGAGAAAGAATCTGCATATAGCGAGCTAACACAACGAGTTCGATATTGTAGTGATCGAGCAAGCGAACAATTTCAGCTTCCTGCTCTGGTTTCGTTTCTGGAGTGATAGGTAAATGGTGGTAAGGTATACCATGCCACTTTGCCAGCTCTTCTAGATCCGGGTGATTTGAAATGATCACTGGCACTTCAACATTCAATTGACCAGTACGATAGCGGTAAAGTAAATCGTTCAAGCAGTGATCATACTTCGAGACCAAAATAGCCATGCGCATACGATGACCTGAAGCCGTAAGATTCCACTCCATTGAGAAATCTCTCGCTCTTACGCCAAACTCGGAGTCAAACTGCAGTGGATCAAAATCAGGCAGTGCTGGTGTAAACTCAATACGAATAAAGAACTGCCCTGTCGCTCTATCGTCAAACGATTGAATTTCGTTAATATAATGTCCTGCATTCGCTAAATAACGCGTTACGACGTCGACAGTGCCACTTTTACTCGGACAATGAGCAGTAAGAATCCAAGTTTGAATTGAATTATCCATAGTTTCCTCTACTGATATGAGAGCCGGTATATCCTATACCGGCTTTATGAGTTGACTTTATTTCGCAATGCGCAAGCCAAACTCTAGGCTTGCATCTTGAATCCACAACCATATGTAGTCAGCAAAACTACGTCGAACAACCAACTCAAACTTATTTACGTCAATTCGACGAATGATAGCGCCACTTTTTGCAAATACTGTTGATACAACTTTACCTACAGGGAACTCATCTAAATGAAGATCAATAGGGGTAGATTTCTTAAGAACATCGACAGCATGTAAACCAGATAGCTCTAGAATTGTTGACCCGCCACTGCCATTTACCAATGAGTAATGACCTTTGACTTGTTCCCGAAAAGCAGACTCAACGTCGAATGCCGCCAACCCTGGTACAGTAATTAACCATTCATCTGGGGATATCCAGCGTGCCGCATACTCCCCCTTTTCCGTTGAAGTTAATGGTTCAAACGGCAGTGGAAAACCAAGTATTGAAGAGACTGCTTCCACTATCTGTTTATCTTCAGGGTTACATCGTAACGTTAGGTGCCCAACGAGCTTTATCTCTTTTAGAATCACCCCTTCTCGATCTGCTGGCATACTCGCTAATTTTTCAAGCTCCACATGATGCAAAGGAGACTCACCAAAGATTTCACCACTCGGAACCTGGTTCATCAAGTCGACCAAAACCTCTTTTTTTTCTTCTCTTATCAGTGTCTTATCATGCATTCTGGCGCTCTCCTTTTGGATCCAAAAACACAGTACTACAAATTTCAGCTTCTATTACGCGACCATCCGCTTGTGGGTAATAGATCTTTTCTCCCATGCGATCAAGTCCGCCTTTCACAAAGCCCATTGCGATACTCCTACTTAGGTTTTCGCTCCAGTAACTAGAAGTAACATGTCCAACCATAGGCACCGGAATCGGCGCATTTGGATCAAGTACACCTTGTGAGCCTTCAGGAATGACAACATTAGGGTCAATCGTTTTTAAGCCGACCAACTGTTTACGATTTGATTTGACACAATCTTCACGTGCCATACCGCGTTTGCCGATAAAGCTAAATGGTTTTTTGTTTGCCACACACCATCCCATACCTAAATCATAAGGATGAACGCTTCCATCGGTATCTTGACCTGCAATGATAAAGCCTTTCTCTGCTCGTAATATATGCATCGTTTCGGTACCGTAAGGTGTGATGTCATATTTCGCGCCGTGTTCAATCAACTTTTTCCAAACGTATAGCCCATAGTTCGCCTGTACGTTAATTTCGAATGAAAGCTCGCCAGTAAATGAGATACGGAAAATACGTGCTGGTACACCGGCTACTGTCGCTTGTTTCCAGTCCATGAACGCAAAATTTTCTTTGCTTAAGTCACAGTCCGTTAGCTCTTGAAGCAGATTACGACTGTTCGGCCCTGAGATTGTTGCGGTTGCCCAGTGGTCGGTCACGGAGGTAAAATACACTTCCAGTTCTGGCCATTCTGTTTGATGGTATAGTTCTAACCACTCAAGTACGTGAGCCGCACCACCGGTCGTCGTCGTCATTAGGAAGTGGTTTTCACCAAGACAAGACGTGACGCCATCATCAAACACCATACCATCTTCGCCACACATCAAACCGTAGCGACATTTCCCGACTGGTAATTTTGCCCACGCATTACTGTAGATCCGCCCTAAAAATTCTCGAGCATCTTTACCCTGAATATCTATCTTTCCAAGCGTCGAAGCATCAAGAATACCGACCGAATTACGAACAGCCAGACACTCACGGTTTAGAGTCTCTTGCATCGTTTCTGAGCCTCTTGGGAAGTACCACGGACGCTTCCACTGGCCAACATCTTCAAATTTTGCACCATTTTCAAGATGCCACTGGTGCATAGCTGTATATCGTTTAGGGTCGAATAATTCTTTGCAATTGCGCCCTGCGATCGCACCAAAAGTAACAGGCGTGTAGTTAGGACGGAAAATTGTCGTTCCCGTTTCAGGAATTGACTTGTTAAGCGCTTTCGCTGCGATGGCCATTCCATTGATGTTACCTAGCTTACCTTGGTCAGTACCAAAGCCTAAAGCCGTATAACGTTTAACATGTTCTATAGACTCAAAACCTTCTCGACACGCAAGTTCAATACCCGCGGCCGTAACATCATTTTGAAAATCAACAAACTGTTTTGGTGCGCGTGAAGTTTTTTTAGGATGAGGGATGTGGAAAATGGCCATAGGTTTAGCAAACTGCACTTCATCCGTTTTTGGCAAATGCACATCGACAGCACTCAAACCTAATTCTTGAATCGCCTTGTTTCCAGCCT from Vibrio pelagius encodes the following:
- a CDS encoding serine dehydratase beta chain; the protein is MSISVFDLFKVGVGPSSSQEVSLYNHNLSMMLA
- a CDS encoding GlxA family transcriptional regulator — translated: MQPTFYSDKQGKSTLLPLKIGFILQPHFSLMAFTAAVDTLITANLVHDTEIFQIQTFGIDSRKVLSDINIDIATDATVSSLTLRNRRELDWFFVCGGFRCDTQFSQQLTDCLTSAKNQNINLGSIWNGSIALAHAGAIDLETTSAVHPNSHKLMKEQFPEIKLSMHTYEVNKSNASCAGPNSAMEMMLEIIKIKFDNNLVRAIREILSCDQASEGRQEIIHSVQNNSAHIHEENHPIPLREAISLMQSNIEEPLTPEDIAQYLNMSRRQLERLFQTYLDTSPSRYYLKLRLLFAHMELEKNRDSIIQVGLSCGFVSSSHFSSCFKGHFGYTPTQLRQNLNKSS
- a CDS encoding sarcosine oxidase subunit gamma, with the translated sequence MHDKTLIREEKKEVLVDLMNQVPSGEIFGESPLHHVELEKLASMPADREGVILKEIKLVGHLTLRCNPEDKQIVEAVSSILGFPLPFEPLTSTEKGEYAARWISPDEWLITVPGLAAFDVESAFREQVKGHYSLVNGSGGSTILELSGLHAVDVLKKSTPIDLHLDEFPVGKVVSTVFAKSGAIIRRIDVNKFELVVRRSFADYIWLWIQDASLEFGLRIAK
- the purU gene encoding formyltetrahydrofolate deformylase → MDNSIQTWILTAHCPSKSGTVDVVTRYLANAGHYINEIQSFDDRATGQFFIRIEFTPALPDFDPLQFDSEFGVRARDFSMEWNLTASGHRMRMAILVSKYDHCLNDLLYRYRTGQLNVEVPVIISNHPDLEELAKWHGIPYHHLPITPETKPEQEAEIVRLLDHYNIELVVLARYMQILSPWLCERLSGRAINIHHSLLPGFKGARPYHQAWEKGVKMVGATAHYVNNDLDEGPIISQGIQEVGHTHYPEDLIAKGQDIERITLFNAVKYHIEKRVFLSGSRTIVLSH
- a CDS encoding sarcosine oxidase subunit alpha; amino-acid sequence: MKQINRISSRSRVDQSKSISFEFNGKSYKGYAGDTLASALLANGVDVIGRSFKYSRPRGIIAAGAEEPNAIFQLGATEATQVPNIRATQQDLYDGLVCQSTNGWPNVEKDVMGLVGKVGSGVMPPGFYYKTFMQPKSMWETYEKFIRRAAGLGRSPLDSDPDRYENINQHCDVLVVGAGPAGLMAALTAARGGARVILADEQSEMGGDILSSKAQVDGREGVEWVAEVVKELESFPNVMLLPRSTVNGYHDHNFLTIHERCTDHLMDIAPSNTARQRLHRVRAKWVVLATGAHERPLVFGNNDLPGCMLCSAVSTYINRYSVVPGENLVVMTANDSGYQTALDWHASGRKVSAVVDTRANADSALIQQVADRGIRIIKGSAVVEAMGNKRVTGVRIHKLDASGNAVDKSGETLQVDTIATSGGFSPAVHLSCHTGSRPVWDESVIGFVPGDTKQKQLVTGAINGTFTTQGALKEGIEAGNKAIQELGLSAVDVHLPKTDEVQFAKPMAIFHIPHPKKTSRAPKQFVDFQNDVTAAGIELACREGFESIEHVKRYTALGFGTDQGKLGNINGMAIAAKALNKSIPETGTTIFRPNYTPVTFGAIAGRNCKELFDPKRYTAMHQWHLENGAKFEDVGQWKRPWYFPRGSETMQETLNRECLAVRNSVGILDASTLGKIDIQGKDAREFLGRIYSNAWAKLPVGKCRYGLMCGEDGMVFDDGVTSCLGENHFLMTTTTGGAAHVLEWLELYHQTEWPELEVYFTSVTDHWATATISGPNSRNLLQELTDCDLSKENFAFMDWKQATVAGVPARIFRISFTGELSFEINVQANYGLYVWKKLIEHGAKYDITPYGTETMHILRAEKGFIIAGQDTDGSVHPYDLGMGWCVANKKPFSFIGKRGMAREDCVKSNRKQLVGLKTIDPNVVIPEGSQGVLDPNAPIPVPMVGHVTSSYWSENLSRSIAMGFVKGGLDRMGEKIYYPQADGRVIEAEICSTVFLDPKGERQNA